DNA sequence from the Acidobacteriota bacterium genome:
ACTACCGGGAACGCGACCTGCTCGACGGCTTCGTGATCGACGACGCCGATGCCGGCCAGACCACCGAGATCGAGGATCTCGGCCTTCCCACCCTGGTGACCGGCACGGTGATGGAGACGCTGGCCGACCGGGAACGCCTGGCCCGGGAGACGATCGACTTCGCCCGCGGCCTCGACCACGGGCGGGGCGACGTCGCGGAAGCCGTGTCGCCGGAACGGTCCGCGTGACTGCCGGCGGCCTCTGGGCGGTCCTGCCGGTCAAGGCCTGGTCCGAGGCCAAGCGGCGGCTGTCGCCGGTCCTGAGCGCGCCGGAGCGGGAGGAGTTGGCGAGATCGATGCTCGACGACGTGCTCGACGCCATCGAGGGCGCGCCCGCCGTCACCGGCGCGCTCGGGGTAACCGCGGACGACGTCGCCGCAACGTACCTGGAAGAGGCGGGCTGCGAGGTTCTGGCAGAGCCCAGGCGCGGCCTGAACCGGGCGCTCGGCACGGCCGCGGACGAGCTCGCGCGCCGTGGCGCGTCGACGATGCTCGTATTGCCGATCGACCTGCCCCTGGTCGTTTCGGCCGACCTGGAACAGCTCTGCGCCCGACACCTCGGGGCACGAGCGGGCACCGGCGGCGAGCCGGCGCCGCCTGCCGCGGTGACCGTCGCGCCGGACCGGTTCCGCTCCGGCACGAACGCGCTCGTCTGTTCGCCGCCGGGATGTATCCCGTTTCGCTTCGGCGACGGCAGCTTCCATGCCCATCTGCGCGAAGCGGAACGGGTGAAGGCCGCTCGTTCGAGCGTCGCGCTGCCGAATCTCGGCCTGGATGTCGACCATCCGGACGACCTGGCGGAGCTGTTGCGACTCGACCGCTCCAGTCGAAGCGTCCGTTTCCTGCGTCGTACCGGCGTGCCGGAGCGGCTGGGTGCCCTCTGAACCGGGACTGA
Encoded proteins:
- the cofC gene encoding 2-phospho-L-lactate guanylyltransferase; its protein translation is MTAGGLWAVLPVKAWSEAKRRLSPVLSAPEREELARSMLDDVLDAIEGAPAVTGALGVTADDVAATYLEEAGCEVLAEPRRGLNRALGTAADELARRGASTMLVLPIDLPLVVSADLEQLCARHLGARAGTGGEPAPPAAVTVAPDRFRSGTNALVCSPPGCIPFRFGDGSFHAHLREAERVKAARSSVALPNLGLDVDHPDDLAELLRLDRSSRSVRFLRRTGVPERLGAL